A single Lolium perenne isolate Kyuss_39 chromosome 6, Kyuss_2.0, whole genome shotgun sequence DNA region contains:
- the LOC127306770 gene encoding isopentenyl phosphate kinase-like, whose product MKSADAGGAAITNKGELQSIDEGSLRSACAQLRQAMSGSGDATPEKVMGMDWSRRPDDPADPAVDTEGFRDMAGLGIDTNFIVVHDAGMYSSKSVVASGLWFSVFGLLMMSLSGWFVV is encoded by the coding sequence ATGAAATCTGCCGACGCAGGCGGAGCGGCCATCACGAACAAGGGGGAGCTGCAGAGCATCGACGAGGGGAGCCTGCGGTCGGCGTGCGCGCAGCTGCGGCAGGCCATGTCCGGGTCCGGCGACGCCACCCCGGAGAAGGTCATGGGGATGGACTGGAGCAGGAGGCCCGACGATCCGGCCGACCCAGCCGTGGACACGGAGGGGTTCAGGGATATGGCGGGGCTGGGGATCGACACCAACTTCATCGTCGTCCATGATGCCGGTATGTATAGCTCGAAATCTGTTGTTGCCTCTGGGTTGTGGTTCTCTGTCTTTGGCTTGCTGATGATGAGCTTGTCTGGGTGGTTTGTGGTGTAG